A genomic window from Babylonia areolata isolate BAREFJ2019XMU chromosome 9, ASM4173473v1, whole genome shotgun sequence includes:
- the LOC143285800 gene encoding uncharacterized protein LOC143285800 isoform X1, producing the protein MSSSNNTSTAVSTTQNNSGDDNDYQYDYYNYYGDDDEFREEDYIWIIGGAILLLIGTVGNTLTLAVLSRPKMRKSNVSVYLMVVAVADLLALYTGLLRHVILAATGTDVREYSEAACKTHTTVVYFALDLSAWLLAALSVERCASVRWPHRVKHHCSRRTSGGVITGLALFLFAVNAHFFFLVGDVTVTLDDQTRLIRCVPLTEEGYNFVAIVWPWLDLSLFALLPLTVHVVCNSIIVRSVLTSLRKARRTRGSRVAVQAEEKGTVRQPGKTPGERRTASVDVTAQRHRPRCVNDVSSSLHPVKISKNVPTMSNKSEDLNETEQSVSTVSDTFLSAGFVLDASESHDAAAIHEVSRDLPQCFAVSLSGCENDEDGRENAVCDRKTSPASRTRHQSQVTPTSNDGNNEAVHTGDTNSNCNEDNCSHESDSAQGSSHSAIPAADGSPVTDSVADARLPSAKQTCQIKPVETTLASESSGRVMSTDTTKLVTTAHDKKMFPSSTTMTQDRRPTNTTEPKALVEESSVTIKNRANSNSDKKNDPELILSVPSGDDIAPSASKEHCSLTLSSQVSVPNPPQQHTAPRGRSIQEWKRNQPSGSRKASPQTSRNQESGSRSSSVIWTDGESGSRSQSAPRLSFESGGRRPTSASWSTRRSRTRGSGQQSEEERVSSMTWMLVTVSTVFCLTTFPLSLYTLINWILVDNGYNHPHTQVTWALLNILMYTNNAINFLLYSLSGSRFRQEMRTMWRSCCRHCCRSLAAPVPNRRRWHQPLTLTSSSISSSYSMTSSATVTSGESVLGRRWSASTHMTSSASRE; encoded by the exons atgtcatCGTCGAACAACACCAGTACTGCTGTCAGTACCACTCAGAACAACAGCGGTGATGACAACGACTACCAAtacgactactacaactactacggcGATGACGACGAGTTTCGGGAGGAGGACTATATCTGGATCATCGGCGGCGCCATCTTGCTTCTGATCGGCACGGTGGGAAACACACTGACTCTGGCCGTGCTGTCTCGTCCCAAGATGAG GAAGAGCAACGTGTCCGTGTACCTGATGGTGGTGGCCGTGGCTGACCTGCTGGCTCTCTACACCGGACTGCTCCGGCACGTGATACTCGCTGCCACTGGAACCGACGTCCGAGAGTACAG CGAAGCGGCGTGCAAGACGCACACCACGGTGGTCTATTTCGCCCTAGATCTGTCCGCCTGGCTGCTGGCCGCGCTCTCTGTGGAGCGGTGCGCGTCGGTGCGGTGGCCGCACCGCGTCAAGCATCACTGTTCGCGCAGGACGTCAGGCGGCGTCATCACGGGCCTCGCGCTCTTCCTCTTCGCCGTCAACGCCCACTTCTTCTTCCTGGTGGGTGACGTCACCGTCACCCTGGACGACCAGACCCG GCTGATCCGATGCGTGCCTCTGACAGAGGAGGGCTACAACTTCGTGGCCATCGTGTGGCCCTGGCTGGACCTCAGCCTCTTCGCGCTGCTGCCACTCACCGTGCACGTGGTGTGCAACTCCATCATCGTCAGGAGCGTGCTGACCAGCCTGAGGAAGGCCCGTAGAACGCGGGGCAGCAGAGTGGCGGTGCAGGCAGAGGAGAaagggacagtcagacagcctGGCAAGACGCCCGGAGAACGACGAACAGCGAGCGTTGACGTCACAGCACAGCGGCACCGTCCACGTTGTGTCAATGACGTCAGCTCTTCCCTCCATCCGGTTAAAATCAGTAAGAATGTACCAACGATGAGCAACAAATCCGAGGACTTAAATGAGACCGAACAGAGCGTGTCGACTGTCTCGGACACTTTTCTTTCAGCTGGTTTCGTCCTTGACGCCTCAGAAAGCCATGACGCCGCGGCGATACATGAGGTCAGCAGAGACTTGCCTCAGTGTTTCGCTGTCTCCCTCAGCGGCTGTGAGAATGATGAGGATGGTCGTGAAAATGCGGTCTGCGACAGAAAGACGTCTCCTGCTTCCAGGACGAGGCatcagagtcaagtcacacccACCAGCAATGACGGGAATAATGAAGCAGTGCATACAGGTGACACTAATTCAAACTGTAACGAGGATAACTGTTCTCACGAGAGCGATTCTGCTCAAGGTAGTTCTCACAGTGCTATACCAGCCGCAGACGGCAGTCCTGTTACTGACTCGGTGGCAGATGCACGCTTACCATCTGCTAAGCAAACCTGTCAGATAAAACCAGTTGAGACTACGCTCGCGTCAGAGTCATCAGGCCGAGTTATGTCCACAGACACCACGAAACTTGTAACCACAGCTCATGATAAAAAGATGTTTCCAAGCAGCACGACAATGACACAAGACAGGAGGCCTACAAACACCACAGAACCTAAAGCCTTGGTCGAAGAATCCAGTGTGACGATTAAAAATCGAGCAAACAGTAATTCAGACAAGAAAAACGATCCAGAACTGATACTAAGTGTACCATCAGGAGACGACATCGCTCCTTCAGCAAGCAAGGAGCACTGCAGTTTGACCCTCAGCAGCCAGGTCTCCGTTCCCAACCCACCTCAACAGCACACAGCCCCGAGGGGGAGATCCATACAGGAATGGAAAAGAAACCAACCCTCAGGATCAAGGAAAGCATCACCCCAGACCTCCAGGAACCAAGAATCAGGATCGAGATCCTCATCAGTGATCTGGACAGACGGAGAatcagggtcaaggtcacagtCAGCGCCCAGGCTGTCGTTTGAGAGTGGAGGAAGACGTCCGACATCCGCGTCGTGGTCCACGAGGAGATCCAGAACCCGAGGGTCAGGGCAGCAGAGCGAGGAGGAGCGAGTGTCCTCCATGACGTGGATGCTGGTGACGGTCAGCACCGTCTTCTGCCTCACCACTTTCCCCCTCAGCCTCTACACCCTCATCAACTGGATTCTGGTGGACAACGGCtacaaccacccccacactcag GTGACGTGGGCGCTGCTGAACATTCTGATGTACACCAACAACGCCATCAACTTCCTCCTCTACTCCCTGTCTGGGTCCAGGTTCCGCCAAGAGATGAGGACCATGTGGCGCAGCTGCTGCCGCCACTGCTGCCGTTCTCTTGCAGCCCCTGTGCCCAACCGCCGGCGCTGGCACCAGCCGTtgaccctcacctcctcctccatctcctcctcgtACTCCATGACGTCATCGGCGACCGTGACCTCGGGGGAAAGTGTGCTGGGCAGACGGTGGTCGGCGTCCACACATATGACGTCATCAGCTTCCCGGGAGTGA
- the LOC143285800 gene encoding uncharacterized protein LOC143285800 isoform X2, which translates to MRKSNVSVYLMVVAVADLLALYTGLLRHVILAATGTDVREYSEAACKTHTTVVYFALDLSAWLLAALSVERCASVRWPHRVKHHCSRRTSGGVITGLALFLFAVNAHFFFLVGDVTVTLDDQTRLIRCVPLTEEGYNFVAIVWPWLDLSLFALLPLTVHVVCNSIIVRSVLTSLRKARRTRGSRVAVQAEEKGTVRQPGKTPGERRTASVDVTAQRHRPRCVNDVSSSLHPVKISKNVPTMSNKSEDLNETEQSVSTVSDTFLSAGFVLDASESHDAAAIHEVSRDLPQCFAVSLSGCENDEDGRENAVCDRKTSPASRTRHQSQVTPTSNDGNNEAVHTGDTNSNCNEDNCSHESDSAQGSSHSAIPAADGSPVTDSVADARLPSAKQTCQIKPVETTLASESSGRVMSTDTTKLVTTAHDKKMFPSSTTMTQDRRPTNTTEPKALVEESSVTIKNRANSNSDKKNDPELILSVPSGDDIAPSASKEHCSLTLSSQVSVPNPPQQHTAPRGRSIQEWKRNQPSGSRKASPQTSRNQESGSRSSSVIWTDGESGSRSQSAPRLSFESGGRRPTSASWSTRRSRTRGSGQQSEEERVSSMTWMLVTVSTVFCLTTFPLSLYTLINWILVDNGYNHPHTQVTWALLNILMYTNNAINFLLYSLSGSRFRQEMRTMWRSCCRHCCRSLAAPVPNRRRWHQPLTLTSSSISSSYSMTSSATVTSGESVLGRRWSASTHMTSSASRE; encoded by the exons ATGAG GAAGAGCAACGTGTCCGTGTACCTGATGGTGGTGGCCGTGGCTGACCTGCTGGCTCTCTACACCGGACTGCTCCGGCACGTGATACTCGCTGCCACTGGAACCGACGTCCGAGAGTACAG CGAAGCGGCGTGCAAGACGCACACCACGGTGGTCTATTTCGCCCTAGATCTGTCCGCCTGGCTGCTGGCCGCGCTCTCTGTGGAGCGGTGCGCGTCGGTGCGGTGGCCGCACCGCGTCAAGCATCACTGTTCGCGCAGGACGTCAGGCGGCGTCATCACGGGCCTCGCGCTCTTCCTCTTCGCCGTCAACGCCCACTTCTTCTTCCTGGTGGGTGACGTCACCGTCACCCTGGACGACCAGACCCG GCTGATCCGATGCGTGCCTCTGACAGAGGAGGGCTACAACTTCGTGGCCATCGTGTGGCCCTGGCTGGACCTCAGCCTCTTCGCGCTGCTGCCACTCACCGTGCACGTGGTGTGCAACTCCATCATCGTCAGGAGCGTGCTGACCAGCCTGAGGAAGGCCCGTAGAACGCGGGGCAGCAGAGTGGCGGTGCAGGCAGAGGAGAaagggacagtcagacagcctGGCAAGACGCCCGGAGAACGACGAACAGCGAGCGTTGACGTCACAGCACAGCGGCACCGTCCACGTTGTGTCAATGACGTCAGCTCTTCCCTCCATCCGGTTAAAATCAGTAAGAATGTACCAACGATGAGCAACAAATCCGAGGACTTAAATGAGACCGAACAGAGCGTGTCGACTGTCTCGGACACTTTTCTTTCAGCTGGTTTCGTCCTTGACGCCTCAGAAAGCCATGACGCCGCGGCGATACATGAGGTCAGCAGAGACTTGCCTCAGTGTTTCGCTGTCTCCCTCAGCGGCTGTGAGAATGATGAGGATGGTCGTGAAAATGCGGTCTGCGACAGAAAGACGTCTCCTGCTTCCAGGACGAGGCatcagagtcaagtcacacccACCAGCAATGACGGGAATAATGAAGCAGTGCATACAGGTGACACTAATTCAAACTGTAACGAGGATAACTGTTCTCACGAGAGCGATTCTGCTCAAGGTAGTTCTCACAGTGCTATACCAGCCGCAGACGGCAGTCCTGTTACTGACTCGGTGGCAGATGCACGCTTACCATCTGCTAAGCAAACCTGTCAGATAAAACCAGTTGAGACTACGCTCGCGTCAGAGTCATCAGGCCGAGTTATGTCCACAGACACCACGAAACTTGTAACCACAGCTCATGATAAAAAGATGTTTCCAAGCAGCACGACAATGACACAAGACAGGAGGCCTACAAACACCACAGAACCTAAAGCCTTGGTCGAAGAATCCAGTGTGACGATTAAAAATCGAGCAAACAGTAATTCAGACAAGAAAAACGATCCAGAACTGATACTAAGTGTACCATCAGGAGACGACATCGCTCCTTCAGCAAGCAAGGAGCACTGCAGTTTGACCCTCAGCAGCCAGGTCTCCGTTCCCAACCCACCTCAACAGCACACAGCCCCGAGGGGGAGATCCATACAGGAATGGAAAAGAAACCAACCCTCAGGATCAAGGAAAGCATCACCCCAGACCTCCAGGAACCAAGAATCAGGATCGAGATCCTCATCAGTGATCTGGACAGACGGAGAatcagggtcaaggtcacagtCAGCGCCCAGGCTGTCGTTTGAGAGTGGAGGAAGACGTCCGACATCCGCGTCGTGGTCCACGAGGAGATCCAGAACCCGAGGGTCAGGGCAGCAGAGCGAGGAGGAGCGAGTGTCCTCCATGACGTGGATGCTGGTGACGGTCAGCACCGTCTTCTGCCTCACCACTTTCCCCCTCAGCCTCTACACCCTCATCAACTGGATTCTGGTGGACAACGGCtacaaccacccccacactcag GTGACGTGGGCGCTGCTGAACATTCTGATGTACACCAACAACGCCATCAACTTCCTCCTCTACTCCCTGTCTGGGTCCAGGTTCCGCCAAGAGATGAGGACCATGTGGCGCAGCTGCTGCCGCCACTGCTGCCGTTCTCTTGCAGCCCCTGTGCCCAACCGCCGGCGCTGGCACCAGCCGTtgaccctcacctcctcctccatctcctcctcgtACTCCATGACGTCATCGGCGACCGTGACCTCGGGGGAAAGTGTGCTGGGCAGACGGTGGTCGGCGTCCACACATATGACGTCATCAGCTTCCCGGGAGTGA